One window of the Chryseobacterium camelliae genome contains the following:
- a CDS encoding DUF1684 domain-containing protein: MKNIFVFLLLLPLGLFSQKMVSKEVMDVKKFQEDLNAEYLNPKETPLRGDHFSSFKGHPFFPFDMKYRVTADFKKTKNPKPFEIPTSSGKTKTYREYGKATFKLNGENYTLTLYQSLDLIKQKKYRNYLFLPFRDATNGKETYGGGKYMDLTTPKGNTVILDFNQSYQPYCAYNAYDYNCPIVPEENKLPVEIRAGVMYDDVYHQ; the protein is encoded by the coding sequence ATGAAAAATATATTTGTATTTCTCTTGCTCCTCCCTTTAGGGCTGTTTTCCCAGAAAATGGTGTCTAAGGAAGTAATGGATGTCAAAAAGTTTCAGGAAGACCTGAATGCAGAATACCTTAATCCTAAAGAAACTCCTTTACGGGGAGATCATTTTTCCAGCTTTAAAGGGCACCCGTTCTTTCCTTTCGATATGAAATACAGGGTAACCGCAGATTTTAAGAAAACGAAAAATCCGAAACCTTTTGAAATTCCCACTTCTTCCGGTAAAACAAAAACGTACAGGGAATATGGTAAAGCAACTTTTAAGCTTAACGGGGAAAACTATACCTTAACTCTGTATCAGAGCCTTGATCTGATCAAACAGAAAAAATACCGGAACTATTTGTTTCTGCCGTTCCGTGATGCTACCAACGGAAAGGAAACATACGGCGGTGGAAAATATATGGACCTTACCACTCCAAAAGGAAATACGGTAATTCTGGATTTCAATCAGTCCTACCAGCCTTACTGTGCCTATAACGCTTATGATTATAACTGTCCGATTGTCCCCGAAGAAAATAAACTTCCTGTAGAAATCAGGGCAGGCGTAATGTATGATGATGTGTATCATCAGTAA
- a CDS encoding GNAT family N-acetyltransferase, whose translation MVSLRFFQPEDLAELSYSLDEVQAGNTSLAAKALERFRQRNTGKEFPVTILFNGKPAGFFSLDFGEDKHDLTNNPEAVLFRSFSINPLLQGKGIGTSVMTELEGFIKTNFKDCNEVVLAVNQSNTSAYQLYLKAGYCYGGKSRIGRSGPQDILYKKV comes from the coding sequence ATGGTATCCCTCCGATTTTTTCAACCTGAAGATCTTGCCGAACTCAGCTATAGCCTGGATGAGGTTCAGGCTGGAAACACTTCACTGGCAGCCAAGGCGCTGGAAAGGTTCAGGCAAAGGAATACCGGCAAAGAATTTCCGGTAACAATTCTGTTCAATGGAAAGCCGGCCGGTTTTTTTTCACTGGACTTCGGAGAAGATAAACATGATTTGACTAATAATCCTGAAGCCGTTTTGTTCAGGTCTTTTTCCATAAACCCTTTATTACAGGGAAAAGGTATCGGAACATCTGTCATGACGGAGTTAGAAGGCTTCATAAAAACCAATTTTAAAGATTGTAATGAAGTTGTTCTGGCTGTCAATCAGAGCAATACTTCTGCTTACCAGCTGTACCTCAAAGCCGGATATTGCTATGGAGGAAAATCCAGAATAGGCAGGAGCGGTCCGCAGGATATCCTTTATAAAAAAGTTTAA
- a CDS encoding glucose 1-dehydrogenase, which yields MEISLKNQVAVVTGASSGIGTGIAKSLAAAGATVIVNHSSERSQPDAEKVLKEITDAGGKGVTYRCDVSKEEEVIKMFEDTVAQFGTVDILVNNAGIQKDAKFIDMTIDQWNAVIGVNLTGQFLCAREAIKEFLRRGIDPARSVACGKIIHISSVHEVIPWAGHANYASSKGAIRMLMQTLAQEYGSKKIRVNSICPGAIQTPINTDAWDTPEALKSLLTLIPYDRIGQPEDIGNLAAFLASDLSDYITGTSIFVDGGMKTYESFATGG from the coding sequence ATGGAAATATCTCTTAAAAACCAGGTAGCAGTAGTTACCGGGGCTTCAAGCGGAATAGGAACCGGAATCGCCAAATCACTGGCCGCCGCCGGAGCAACGGTTATTGTTAACCATTCATCAGAGCGTTCTCAGCCGGATGCTGAAAAGGTATTGAAAGAAATTACGGATGCCGGCGGAAAAGGCGTGACGTACCGTTGTGATGTCTCTAAAGAAGAGGAAGTCATCAAAATGTTTGAAGATACCGTTGCGCAGTTCGGCACTGTGGATATTCTGGTCAACAATGCAGGCATTCAGAAAGATGCCAAATTTATTGATATGACCATTGATCAGTGGAACGCGGTAATCGGCGTCAACCTTACCGGACAGTTCCTGTGTGCAAGGGAGGCGATAAAAGAGTTTCTTCGTCGCGGAATTGATCCTGCCCGTTCCGTAGCCTGCGGAAAAATCATTCATATCAGTTCTGTACATGAAGTAATTCCCTGGGCAGGACATGCCAATTATGCCTCCAGTAAAGGCGCGATCAGGATGCTTATGCAGACGCTGGCCCAGGAGTACGGAAGCAAGAAGATCCGGGTGAATTCCATCTGTCCGGGTGCCATCCAAACCCCAATCAATACCGATGCCTGGGATACACCGGAAGCTCTGAAATCATTGCTTACCTTAATTCCGTACGACCGAATCGGACAGCCTGAAGATATCGGTAATCTCGCTGCATTCCTCGCCAGTGACCTGTCAGATTATATTACAGGGACCAGCATCTTTGTAGACGGAGGGATGAAAACCTACGAAAGTTTTGCAACAGGAGGGTAG
- a CDS encoding MGH1-like glycoside hydrolase domain-containing protein, with the protein MTEKERLPDLSWKKWGPYVSNRQWGTVREDYSADGDAWNYTNHDIAEAKAYRWGEEGICGICDDMQKLVFSIGFWNKKDRMVKERLFGLSNRQGNHGEDVKEYFYYLDSTPTHSYMKMLYKYPQNPFPYEDLVSTNAERGKKDPEYELLDTGVFDGNEYFDLFIEYAKADADDLLVRLTVVNKSGKEAPLVILPSLWFRNTWRWGYDDYKPALSAQQEDHIRIEHRDLSIKNIYARQSDKTLFCDNETNNQRLYGSSNATAYCKDGINDYIINGNEAAVNPEHTGTKASFLIEETFQAGGSKTFEFRLSGKDLEQPFAQFNALFDSRKAEADEFYADLQKEITSEDERMVQRQAFAGILWNKMFYHYNVEKWLKGDPADIKPPKSREKIRNFQWKHLNNEHIISMPDKWEYPWYATWDLAFHAMSFSLIDPGFAKHQLKLFLFEWYMHPNGQLPAYEWDFSDVNPPVHAWAVFRVFKIDEHLSGKPDLQFLESAFQKLLMNFTWWVNKKDHNGNNIFEGGFLGLDNIGVFDRNAVLPNGEQLEQSDGTSWMAMFALNMMRIALELALYNNIYEEMAMKFFEHFLAIANSLDKMGDECFSLWDDEDEFFYDAIAASDGSHMYLKLRSIVGLIPMFAVEVIDDEMIEKLPNFKKRMNWVLENKPELAALVSHWQVKGQDSKHLLSLLRGHRLKRLLYRMLNPDEFLSEYGIRALSKEYEDHPYTIQINGVNYSVKYTPAESDSSLFGGNSNWRGPIWFPINFLIIESLQRFFFYYSPDFLVEYPTGSGKFSNLDEIAESLSKRLSALFLKDEDGKRPFNGQYPRFQSDPDFKDYILFYEYFHGDSGRGVGASHQTGWTGLIAKILHPRLSRKVAESETQMPEGMDAQ; encoded by the coding sequence ATGACGGAAAAAGAACGACTGCCCGACCTTTCCTGGAAAAAATGGGGCCCTTATGTCAGTAACCGGCAATGGGGAACCGTGCGGGAAGACTACAGTGCAGATGGTGATGCATGGAATTACACCAACCACGATATTGCAGAGGCTAAGGCTTACCGCTGGGGAGAAGAAGGCATATGCGGGATCTGTGATGATATGCAGAAACTTGTTTTTTCTATCGGATTCTGGAATAAAAAAGATAGAATGGTCAAGGAACGTCTTTTCGGGCTTTCCAACCGGCAGGGAAACCATGGGGAAGATGTAAAGGAATATTTCTATTATCTGGATTCTACGCCTACGCATTCTTACATGAAAATGCTGTACAAATATCCGCAGAATCCATTTCCCTACGAGGATCTGGTGTCAACCAATGCAGAAAGAGGTAAAAAAGATCCGGAATATGAACTGCTGGACACAGGGGTTTTCGATGGTAATGAATACTTTGACCTGTTCATCGAATATGCTAAGGCGGATGCGGATGACCTGCTGGTCAGGCTGACTGTTGTAAACAAATCGGGAAAAGAGGCACCTCTGGTCATTCTGCCCTCCCTATGGTTCAGGAATACCTGGAGGTGGGGATATGATGATTATAAACCTGCTCTAAGTGCGCAGCAGGAAGATCATATCAGGATTGAGCACAGAGATCTGTCCATTAAAAACATATATGCCCGACAGTCTGATAAGACATTGTTTTGCGATAACGAAACCAATAATCAGAGGCTGTACGGTTCTTCCAATGCAACGGCTTACTGTAAGGACGGGATTAATGATTATATCATTAACGGCAATGAAGCTGCTGTCAACCCTGAGCATACCGGTACAAAAGCCTCTTTCCTCATTGAAGAAACTTTTCAGGCCGGCGGAAGCAAAACTTTTGAATTCAGGCTTTCAGGCAAGGACCTGGAGCAACCTTTTGCCCAATTTAATGCATTGTTTGACTCGCGGAAGGCTGAAGCAGACGAATTCTATGCGGATCTCCAGAAGGAAATCACATCAGAGGATGAACGCATGGTTCAGCGGCAGGCGTTCGCCGGCATACTATGGAATAAGATGTTTTATCATTACAATGTTGAAAAATGGCTCAAAGGAGACCCTGCCGACATCAAACCGCCGAAATCCCGTGAAAAAATCAGGAACTTCCAATGGAAGCACCTCAACAATGAGCATATTATTTCCATGCCTGATAAATGGGAATATCCCTGGTATGCAACCTGGGACCTCGCTTTTCATGCAATGAGTTTTTCACTCATAGATCCCGGTTTTGCCAAGCACCAGCTGAAGCTGTTTCTTTTTGAATGGTATATGCATCCTAACGGGCAGCTCCCCGCCTACGAATGGGATTTCAGTGATGTCAATCCGCCGGTGCATGCATGGGCTGTATTTAGGGTATTTAAAATTGACGAGCACCTCAGCGGCAAGCCGGACCTTCAGTTCCTGGAAAGTGCTTTCCAGAAGCTCCTGATGAATTTTACGTGGTGGGTCAATAAGAAAGACCATAACGGCAACAATATCTTTGAAGGCGGTTTTCTTGGGCTGGATAATATTGGCGTTTTCGACCGTAATGCCGTCCTCCCGAATGGTGAACAGCTTGAACAGTCAGACGGGACCAGCTGGATGGCGATGTTTGCCTTAAATATGATGCGGATTGCCCTCGAACTGGCTCTATACAACAATATTTATGAGGAAATGGCCATGAAATTCTTTGAACATTTCCTGGCGATTGCCAATTCGCTGGATAAGATGGGAGATGAATGCTTCAGCCTTTGGGATGATGAGGATGAGTTTTTCTATGACGCCATTGCTGCAAGCGACGGAAGCCATATGTACCTTAAACTGAGGTCTATCGTGGGATTGATTCCTATGTTTGCCGTCGAGGTGATTGATGACGAAATGATCGAGAAACTTCCTAATTTCAAGAAAAGGATGAATTGGGTGCTCGAAAATAAGCCCGAACTGGCCGCATTGGTTTCGCACTGGCAGGTAAAAGGGCAGGACTCCAAGCATTTGCTCTCATTGTTAAGAGGGCACCGGCTGAAAAGGCTTTTATACCGGATGCTGAACCCTGATGAATTCCTGAGTGAATACGGGATCCGCGCTTTATCAAAAGAATATGAGGATCATCCTTATACCATACAGATCAACGGGGTCAATTATTCTGTAAAATATACGCCGGCAGAAAGCGACAGCTCCCTGTTCGGTGGCAACAGCAACTGGCGCGGACCGATATGGTTTCCGATCAATTTCCTGATTATAGAAAGCCTGCAGCGTTTTTTCTTTTATTACAGCCCTGATTTCCTCGTTGAATACCCTACTGGAAGCGGGAAATTCTCCAATCTGGATGAAATTGCTGAATCGTTGAGCAAACGCCTGTCTGCCCTGTTTTTAAAGGATGAAGACGGGAAACGGCCTTTCAACGGACAATATCCGAGATTTCAGAGCGATCCCGATTTTAAAGATTATATCCTCTTCTATGAATATTTCCACGGAGACAGCGGACGTGGAGTAGGAGCATCACATCAAACCGGCTGGACCGGACTGATTGCCAAAATCCTCCATCCAAGGCTTTCGAGAAAGGTCGCCGAGTCCGAAACCCAGATGCCGGAAGGAATGGATGCCCAATAA
- the recO gene encoding DNA repair protein RecO — translation MNLQNGFLLSYLKYGDHDAVLYCFTEEEGFQTYFLKGIYAKKNKKKALLQPLNRLSFTVNPVKGNGICTASRLELVNNYDMYTDVKINTIVFFISDFLNQILREEHKNPGIFSSVAEFLEVLSHHNYQSHLIFLIKILKIQGVAPLSADGKYLDPETGTYSSGLNHQLFTAEISELWKHIMSSQQPYGIKIPVSLRKDFLDSILVYYHYHITDFSIPASLEIIQQIFE, via the coding sequence ATGAATTTACAGAACGGTTTTTTACTTTCTTACCTCAAATACGGCGACCATGATGCGGTGCTGTACTGCTTTACTGAAGAAGAAGGATTCCAAACCTATTTTCTGAAGGGAATTTATGCCAAAAAAAATAAAAAAAAGGCATTGCTCCAACCGCTGAACCGGCTAAGCTTTACCGTTAATCCCGTAAAAGGCAACGGAATATGTACCGCTTCCAGGCTGGAACTGGTCAATAATTACGATATGTATACTGATGTTAAAATCAATACCATTGTATTTTTCATATCGGATTTCCTGAACCAGATTTTAAGGGAGGAACATAAAAATCCGGGTATTTTTTCCAGCGTTGCTGAATTTTTAGAGGTACTCAGCCACCACAATTACCAGTCCCATCTTATTTTTCTTATTAAAATCCTTAAAATACAGGGAGTAGCACCCCTTTCGGCAGATGGGAAATATCTGGATCCGGAAACCGGAACATATTCCTCCGGCCTGAATCATCAGCTGTTCACTGCTGAGATTTCAGAATTGTGGAAACATATTATGTCTTCACAGCAGCCGTATGGCATAAAGATTCCCGTTTCATTAAGGAAAGACTTTTTAGACAGTATACTGGTCTATTACCATTACCATATTACCGATTTCAGCATTCCTGCTTCTCTGGAAATTATCCAGCAGATCTTTGAGTAG
- a CDS encoding bifunctional metallophosphatase/5'-nucleotidase, translated as MNRKSFLKTVSGGTLAMALAPNILMAEELNISSLKIAKKLTILHTNDQHSRIEPFDSSYTRNPNQGGFARRATLIQQIRNQESNVLLLDSGDIFQGTPYFNFFGGELEFKLMSMMKYDASTMGNHDFDNGLDGFLKVLPNAQFPFICSNYDFKNTVLDGKTTPYKIFSKDGIKVGLFGVGIELKGLVGKKQYGETVYSDPVDVAQHYASFLKNDQKCDLVICLSHIGYDYQDEPDKVSDKILAARTENIDLILGGHTHTFLPEPQVFKNRQGKNVLVNQVGWAGLLLGRIDFFFDPNKNIQHISWNNQAIDSSIIA; from the coding sequence ATGAACAGAAAAAGTTTTTTAAAAACCGTAAGCGGCGGAACCCTGGCCATGGCCTTGGCTCCGAATATCCTGATGGCGGAAGAACTGAATATCAGCTCATTGAAAATAGCCAAAAAACTGACTATTCTCCATACCAATGACCAGCATAGCAGAATTGAACCTTTCGATTCCAGTTATACAAGAAACCCTAACCAGGGCGGCTTTGCCAGACGGGCTACCCTGATCCAGCAGATCCGGAATCAGGAAAGCAATGTATTGCTGCTGGATTCAGGTGATATTTTCCAGGGAACACCGTACTTTAATTTTTTTGGGGGTGAACTGGAGTTCAAGCTGATGTCTATGATGAAGTATGATGCTTCCACAATGGGTAACCATGATTTCGACAACGGACTGGACGGTTTCCTGAAGGTGCTGCCCAATGCACAGTTCCCGTTCATCTGTTCCAACTATGACTTCAAAAATACTGTTCTTGACGGAAAGACCACTCCTTACAAGATTTTCAGCAAAGACGGGATCAAAGTCGGGCTTTTCGGGGTAGGAATAGAACTCAAAGGTCTTGTAGGAAAGAAGCAATATGGTGAAACGGTCTATTCAGATCCTGTTGATGTAGCACAGCACTACGCCAGTTTCCTGAAAAATGACCAGAAATGTGACCTTGTCATCTGTCTTTCCCACATAGGATACGACTATCAAGATGAACCGGATAAAGTAAGCGACAAGATCCTGGCCGCCCGTACAGAAAATATCGACCTGATTTTAGGCGGACATACCCATACGTTTCTTCCGGAACCGCAGGTCTTCAAAAACAGGCAGGGGAAAAATGTACTGGTCAACCAGGTAGGCTGGGCAGGACTCCTGTTAGGAAGAATAGATTTCTTTTTCGACCCCAATAAAAATATACAGCACATCTCCTGGAATAACCAGGCTATCGACAGCAGCATAATCGCATAA
- a CDS encoding 5'-nucleotidase C-terminal domain-containing protein, whose translation MKNKFLLLGIALASLTSCGTAALQVAQVKTEKNISINKELKDDQEFVRVIAPYKQKLEKEMNQKISHTSVDLTKQGDNSNLGNLLADYLFDSANQWAKAHLNRGVDASLLNIEGIRTVIGKGDIMLKSIYEVMPFENELIIVKMKGSDVQGLFDYYARTQINNPVSHLYIETADKHLVKTLINGKPVNPDQEYYIATSDYLALGGDNMTFFSKGEMIPTGIKQRDLFIEYFKNNPEIIPPTDIRLKFTGKK comes from the coding sequence ATGAAAAATAAATTCTTATTACTAGGAATTGCTCTTGCTTCCCTTACCTCGTGCGGTACAGCCGCGCTTCAGGTAGCCCAGGTGAAGACTGAGAAGAATATTTCTATTAATAAAGAGCTGAAGGACGACCAGGAATTTGTACGTGTTATTGCACCCTATAAACAAAAACTGGAGAAGGAGATGAACCAGAAGATTTCTCATACCAGCGTAGACCTTACGAAGCAGGGAGATAACAGCAACCTGGGCAATCTTTTAGCAGATTATCTCTTTGACAGCGCTAACCAATGGGCGAAAGCACACCTGAATAGAGGTGTGGATGCCTCACTGCTCAATATCGAGGGAATCAGAACGGTGATCGGAAAGGGAGACATAATGCTGAAAAGTATTTATGAAGTGATGCCGTTTGAAAATGAATTAATTATTGTCAAGATGAAAGGTTCAGATGTTCAGGGCCTTTTTGACTACTATGCCAGGACGCAGATCAACAATCCTGTATCCCATTTATATATAGAAACGGCGGATAAGCACCTGGTAAAAACTTTGATTAACGGAAAACCTGTTAATCCCGACCAGGAATATTATATCGCCACTTCAGATTACCTGGCTTTAGGCGGGGATAATATGACTTTTTTTTCCAAAGGGGAAATGATTCCTACAGGAATCAAACAAAGGGACCTTTTTATAGAATATTTCAAAAACAATCCGGAAATCATTCCTCCAACAGATATCCGTTTAAAATTTACCGGCAAGAAATAA
- the dapA gene encoding 4-hydroxy-tetrahydrodipicolinate synthase → MSILKGVGVALVTPFNEDLSVDFDSLTKLVEYNIENGTKYLVVLGTTAEAATLSAEEKKQVIDHIIKVNNQRLPLVLGIGGNNTLEVKKQIEETDLSAFEAVLSVSPYYNKPNQEGLYQHYKVLASTGKKIIIYNVPSRTGQNIEADTTLRLAQEFPNLFLIKEAAPNILQYFDILRKKPEGFSLVSGDDEYTLPVTLAGGDGVISVIGQAYPKEFSTMVQLAFEGKVQEAYAIHNKLVDITRLIFAEGNPCGVKAVLTEKGIIKNYLRLPLVKASEGLYNKIKSEMANI, encoded by the coding sequence ATGAGCATTTTAAAAGGAGTAGGTGTTGCCCTGGTAACGCCCTTTAATGAAGATTTGTCCGTAGATTTCGACAGCCTTACCAAGCTGGTGGAATATAACATAGAAAACGGAACTAAGTATTTGGTGGTATTGGGAACGACAGCAGAGGCGGCAACACTTTCTGCTGAAGAAAAGAAGCAGGTGATCGATCATATCATTAAGGTAAATAACCAGCGCCTTCCTTTGGTACTGGGCATTGGCGGCAACAATACCCTTGAAGTGAAAAAACAGATTGAAGAAACTGATCTTTCCGCATTCGAAGCTGTGTTATCAGTTTCTCCGTATTATAATAAACCTAACCAAGAAGGACTTTATCAGCATTACAAGGTATTGGCTTCCACAGGTAAAAAGATCATTATTTACAACGTTCCGTCAAGGACAGGACAGAATATTGAAGCAGATACCACTTTGCGTCTTGCTCAGGAATTCCCGAATTTATTTCTGATTAAAGAGGCAGCTCCGAATATCCTTCAGTATTTTGACATCCTCAGGAAAAAGCCTGAAGGATTCTCCCTGGTTTCCGGAGACGACGAGTATACGCTTCCGGTGACCTTAGCCGGCGGCGATGGCGTTATTTCCGTAATCGGTCAGGCTTATCCGAAAGAATTTTCCACCATGGTCCAGCTGGCATTTGAAGGGAAAGTACAGGAGGCTTATGCTATCCACAATAAACTGGTTGATATTACAAGATTGATTTTTGCTGAAGGCAACCCATGCGGAGTCAAAGCTGTTTTAACAGAAAAAGGGATTATTAAAAACTACCTGCGCCTTCCTCTTGTAAAGGCTTCAGAAGGTCTTTACAATAAGATTAAATCTGAAATGGCCAATATTTAA
- a CDS encoding GNAT family N-acetyltransferase: protein MKFIKAERKHIQLIRDLAAMSWKSAYSEILSEDQIRYMLENMYSEKEISGHLDQQHYHYYLLMDEHQDLFLGFLGFEYHYEPETTKLHRIYLVEESKGKGYGKKALEFLKKQAAEAGDKRIILNVNKYNPARIFYESQGYAVYDEGVFDIGNGHVMDDYLMELSLRAD from the coding sequence ATGAAATTTATAAAAGCAGAACGAAAACATATACAGCTTATTCGTGACTTAGCCGCCATGTCCTGGAAGAGTGCTTATTCAGAAATCCTTTCTGAAGATCAGATCAGGTATATGCTTGAGAATATGTATTCGGAAAAAGAAATTTCCGGGCATCTGGATCAGCAGCACTACCATTATTATCTGCTGATGGACGAACACCAAGACTTATTTCTCGGATTCCTGGGTTTTGAATACCATTATGAGCCTGAAACTACCAAGCTGCACCGCATCTATCTGGTAGAGGAAAGCAAAGGGAAAGGCTATGGTAAGAAAGCCCTTGAATTCCTGAAAAAACAGGCTGCCGAAGCAGGGGATAAGAGAATTATCCTGAATGTCAATAAGTATAATCCTGCCCGTATATTTTACGAATCTCAGGGATATGCGGTGTATGATGAAGGCGTATTTGATATTGGTAATGGTCATGTGATGGATGATTATCTGATGGAGCTTTCACTCAGGGCCGACTAA
- a CDS encoding helix-turn-helix domain-containing protein — translation MKLYVKFDINTLCRKVLDQQLREHGLRYRFLSFGEVELYESLNHDQHVIFRNKLADYGIEVIENQKTALVQKIKDAIVQLVFSDEIIPVKASVYLAEKLNHSYGYLSNLFSEIACTSIENFIILQKIEYAKELIVGGRQNLTEIARKLNYSSVAHLSSQFKNTTGLTPSQFQKIMAKRKRLYNPLNHKMQS, via the coding sequence ATGAAACTTTATGTGAAATTTGATATCAATACGCTTTGCAGAAAGGTATTGGATCAACAGCTCAGGGAACATGGTCTCCGGTACCGTTTTCTCAGCTTCGGAGAAGTAGAGCTGTACGAATCATTGAACCATGACCAGCATGTGATTTTCCGGAACAAACTGGCAGACTATGGCATTGAAGTCATAGAAAACCAGAAAACGGCACTGGTGCAGAAGATTAAAGATGCCATTGTTCAGCTTGTTTTTTCAGATGAGATTATTCCTGTTAAGGCATCGGTTTATCTTGCGGAAAAACTGAATCACAGCTACGGCTATCTATCCAATCTTTTTTCCGAAATTGCCTGTACTTCCATTGAAAATTTTATCATCCTGCAGAAAATTGAGTATGCTAAAGAATTGATTGTGGGAGGCAGGCAGAATCTTACTGAGATTGCCCGTAAGCTTAATTATTCCAGTGTGGCGCATTTAAGTTCACAGTTTAAGAATACAACCGGCCTTACACCTTCGCAGTTCCAGAAAATTATGGCCAAGAGAAAAAGACTGTACAATCCCCTGAATCATAAAATGCAATCATGA
- a CDS encoding response regulator yields the protein MNTENLRIVVADHDEVNRIFFRNIFKEAKVPVSSLEFDSGRSMMEYFNTISKAIPGILFMNHNLPGKESAAYLNKIKSDPEFSRLIVVIYSSGLTEEQIEDMFIRGGNIFMRLPDNYQELKKLLLEVVNSSWQYHASALSIETFIMRVE from the coding sequence ATGAATACTGAAAATCTGAGGATTGTAGTCGCTGATCACGACGAAGTAAACAGGATATTTTTCAGGAACATATTTAAAGAGGCTAAAGTACCGGTCAGTTCTTTAGAATTTGACTCAGGCCGTTCCATGATGGAATATTTCAATACTATTAGCAAGGCTATACCTGGGATCCTTTTTATGAATCACAATCTCCCGGGTAAAGAATCTGCTGCCTATCTTAATAAAATAAAATCGGATCCCGAATTTTCCAGGCTCATTGTCGTCATATACTCTTCCGGTCTTACAGAAGAGCAGATTGAGGATATGTTTATACGGGGCGGCAATATTTTTATGAGATTGCCGGACAATTACCAGGAACTGAAAAAACTGCTTCTGGAAGTAGTAAACTCAAGCTGGCAATACCATGCATCAGCACTAAGCATTGAGACGTTTATAATGAGAGTTGAATAA